The proteins below are encoded in one region of Sulfurospirillum tamanense:
- a CDS encoding YgiQ family radical SAM protein: MASKPNAFLPATKEEMRALGWKQCDIILVSGDAYIDSPFMGVAVVGRVLERAGFNVGVIAQPMNEEDIARLGEPRLFWGVSGGSVDSMVSNYTASKKFRNDDDYTPGGKNTKRPDRASIAYTNLIRRVFKPTVPIMLGGIEASLRRTTHYDFWSNKLRRPLILDAKADYLLYGMADNSVVEFARALEKGEGIEAVQGLCYVAKAPKEGYLTLPSFSACVKDPLVFMEMFDLFYHNNDPMSAKGLCQEVDGRYVVQNPPARYLTPEEMDEVSALPFTREAHPCDLAQGEIRALETIRFSLSTHQGCYGECNFCAISVHQGRTVRSRSEASIVEEATQLTQHPKFKGIIHDVGGPTANMYGYECAKKFKKGTCEDKTCLFPFTCKAMPVNHARQITLLRKLRALPKVRKAFIASGIRYDLIAEDKAHGEAYLKEILEHHISGQMKVAPEHIDDEVLSLMGKPGKASLVRFKALFDKLNPKKQFLTYYLIAAHPGCEERHMHSLKEFASTVLKMNPEQAQIFIPTPSTYSTLMYYTGRHYLTRKPIFVEKEMGKKERQKQIVITKEHLAGRGRMDG, translated from the coding sequence TTGGCATCCAAGCCTAACGCGTTTTTGCCCGCGACCAAGGAAGAGATGCGCGCCCTTGGGTGGAAGCAGTGCGACATCATCCTTGTTTCAGGCGACGCGTACATCGACAGCCCGTTTATGGGCGTGGCGGTGGTGGGGCGCGTGCTAGAACGGGCGGGGTTTAACGTCGGGGTGATTGCTCAGCCCATGAACGAAGAGGACATCGCACGCCTTGGAGAACCGCGCTTGTTTTGGGGCGTGAGTGGGGGCAGTGTGGACTCCATGGTTTCCAACTACACGGCGAGCAAAAAGTTCAGAAACGATGACGACTACACGCCTGGGGGCAAAAACACCAAGCGTCCAGACCGTGCGAGCATCGCTTATACTAATCTCATTCGCCGCGTGTTTAAGCCTACCGTGCCTATCATGCTTGGGGGCATTGAGGCGAGTTTGAGGCGCACGACCCATTATGATTTTTGGTCAAATAAACTGCGCCGTCCGCTCATTTTGGATGCAAAGGCGGATTATTTGCTTTATGGCATGGCAGATAACAGCGTGGTGGAGTTTGCCAGAGCCTTAGAAAAAGGCGAGGGCATAGAAGCGGTGCAGGGGTTGTGCTACGTGGCTAAAGCTCCCAAAGAAGGCTACCTTACCCTTCCTTCTTTTAGCGCGTGCGTCAAAGACCCGTTGGTGTTCATGGAGATGTTTGACCTGTTTTACCACAACAACGACCCCATGAGTGCCAAAGGATTGTGCCAAGAAGTGGACGGACGCTACGTGGTGCAAAACCCGCCCGCACGCTACTTGACGCCCGAAGAGATGGACGAAGTTTCCGCTCTTCCTTTTACCCGCGAAGCCCATCCTTGTGACCTTGCCCAAGGGGAAATCCGCGCGTTAGAGACCATCCGTTTTTCCCTCTCAACCCATCAAGGGTGCTATGGGGAGTGCAATTTTTGCGCCATCAGCGTCCACCAAGGGCGCACCGTGCGTAGCCGCAGTGAAGCGTCCATTGTGGAAGAAGCCACACAGCTCACACAACATCCCAAATTTAAGGGCATCATCCACGACGTAGGCGGCCCGACGGCTAACATGTACGGCTACGAGTGCGCCAAAAAGTTCAAAAAAGGCACGTGTGAGGATAAAACCTGTCTGTTTCCCTTTACATGTAAGGCCATGCCCGTGAACCACGCGCGGCAAATCACCCTCTTGCGCAAGCTTCGGGCGTTGCCAAAGGTGCGCAAAGCGTTCATCGCCTCAGGAATTCGCTACGACCTCATCGCCGAGGACAAGGCGCATGGGGAAGCGTACCTTAAAGAGATTTTAGAACACCACATCAGCGGGCAGATGAAAGTAGCACCCGAACACATCGACGATGAAGTGCTCTCACTCATGGGAAAACCCGGCAAAGCCTCACTCGTGCGCTTTAAAGCCCTCTTTGACAAGCTCAATCCCAAAAAACAATTTCTCACCTATTATCTCATTGCCGCGCATCCTGGATGTGAAGAGCGGCACATGCACAGCCTCAAAGAGTTTGCTTCCACAGTGCTTAAGATGAACCCCGAACAAGCGCAGATTTTCATCCCCACGCCTTCGACCTACTCGACGCTCATGTACTACACAGGACGGCACTACCTCACGCGCAAGCCCATCTTTGTGGAAAAAGAGATGGGTAAAAAAGAACGGCAAAAGCAGATTGTCATCACCAAAGAACATCTTGCTGGCCGTGGGAGGATGGACGGATGA
- a CDS encoding GyrI-like domain-containing protein translates to MTYEVVTVEEKTIAGVKERTSNLEEQEYEGAKIPSLWRAYFQSSILDPIPNEVPDTPPYAVYFNYEDGVRAKYDVLVGAEVSSVEGLSREYASITLEGGAYFRFDAKGEMPLTTVRLWEEIWSFFRKNSQHVRTFKTDFEVYTGEDEVSIYIGIQA, encoded by the coding sequence ATGACTTATGAAGTGGTAACGGTTGAAGAAAAAACTATTGCAGGCGTTAAAGAGCGCACTTCAAATCTGGAAGAACAAGAGTACGAAGGCGCGAAGATTCCCTCCTTGTGGCGGGCGTATTTTCAAAGCAGTATCCTTGACCCCATCCCCAATGAAGTCCCCGACACACCGCCTTACGCGGTTTATTTTAACTACGAAGACGGCGTGCGGGCAAAGTACGATGTGCTCGTGGGCGCTGAGGTGTCAAGCGTGGAAGGGTTGTCTAGAGAGTATGCATCCATCACGCTAGAAGGGGGTGCGTATTTTCGCTTTGATGCCAAAGGAGAGATGCCTTTGACTACGGTGAGGCTTTGGGAAGAAATTTGGAGTTTTTTTAGGAAAAACAGCCAGCACGTGCGCACGTTTAAAACGGATTTTGAAGTGTACACGGGAGAGGATGAGGTGAGTATTTACATTGGCATCCAAGCCTAA
- a CDS encoding aminotransferase class V-fold PLP-dependent enzyme: MENIRRGIICDPNVLYFDYTASGLAYAPIERKIRRLLKTYANTHSEVSSNALKTQAHYANARESLRQSLEVDECFYIMPTGTGATGAIKKFQELLGLYCPPATKERFGIAPKTLPLVLVGPYEHHSNEVSFREALCEVVRIPLDGKDMLDLGALEKVLEANKGREIIGSFSVASNVTGVLTDYKALYERIHAHGGILCLDAAAASPYMNIDCRYYDALFLSPHKLLGGPGSCGLLVIKKALCKGCKPTFSGGGTVAYVSRTSHEYLSDIEAIEDAGTPGILQFVRAAEAYKLRNAIGLERINTVKEELKVYFGTRVRELKGAKLYCHYGQRKLPIFSLNMEGAHQDDMAKMLSERYGIQTRSGCSCAGPYGHDLLELTDGQPFSQKPGWLRISIHFTHTKEEVDILLDALDTCAQRLRGEKR, encoded by the coding sequence ATGGAAAATATACGCAGAGGGATTATCTGCGACCCAAATGTGTTGTATTTTGACTATACCGCTTCAGGACTAGCGTACGCGCCCATCGAGCGGAAGATTCGCAGGCTTTTAAAAACCTACGCCAACACCCACTCAGAAGTCTCTTCCAATGCCCTAAAAACGCAAGCCCATTACGCCAACGCCAGAGAAAGTTTGCGCCAAAGCTTGGAAGTGGATGAGTGCTTTTACATCATGCCTACAGGCACGGGCGCGACGGGGGCTATCAAAAAATTTCAAGAACTTTTGGGGTTGTATTGCCCTCCTGCGACCAAAGAACGCTTTGGGATTGCGCCCAAAACCTTGCCCTTGGTGCTCGTGGGGCCGTATGAACACCACTCTAACGAGGTGAGTTTTCGGGAAGCGCTGTGTGAGGTGGTACGCATTCCACTGGATGGAAAAGACATGTTGGATTTGGGCGCGTTGGAAAAAGTCCTTGAAGCCAACAAGGGGCGCGAAATCATCGGGAGTTTTAGTGTGGCTTCTAACGTCACGGGCGTACTTACCGACTACAAAGCGTTGTATGAGCGCATTCATGCCCACGGGGGCATCTTGTGTCTTGACGCGGCGGCCGCTTCGCCGTACATGAACATCGACTGTCGCTACTACGACGCGCTGTTTCTCTCTCCGCACAAGCTCCTAGGAGGCCCAGGTTCTTGCGGGCTTTTGGTCATTAAAAAAGCGCTGTGCAAGGGGTGCAAGCCCACTTTTTCAGGTGGCGGGACGGTGGCGTATGTGTCGCGCACTTCACATGAATATTTAAGCGATATTGAGGCTATTGAAGATGCGGGTACGCCGGGTATTTTGCAATTTGTCCGCGCGGCCGAAGCGTACAAGCTACGCAACGCCATTGGCCTAGAGCGCATCAATACGGTCAAGGAGGAGCTGAAGGTTTACTTTGGGACGCGGGTTCGAGAGCTTAAAGGCGCTAAACTCTATTGTCACTACGGCCAGCGCAAATTGCCCATTTTTTCGCTCAACATGGAAGGGGCGCATCAAGACGACATGGCCAAAATGCTCAGTGAACGCTACGGCATCCAAACCCGCTCAGGGTGCAGTTGCGCGGGGCCTTACGGGCACGATTTGCTAGAACTCACTGACGGCCAGCCTTTTAGCCAAAAACCAGGATGGCTGCGCATCAGCATCCATTTTACCCACACCAAAGAAGAAGTGGACATTTTGCTGGACGCGCTTGATACGTGCGCACAAAGATTACGAGGAGAAAAGAGATGA